The following coding sequences lie in one Rutidosis leptorrhynchoides isolate AG116_Rl617_1_P2 chromosome 4, CSIRO_AGI_Rlap_v1, whole genome shotgun sequence genomic window:
- the LOC139845052 gene encoding lipoyl synthase, mitochondrial-like, whose amino-acid sequence MHPRFKSVSRTLINSNLLSSISPRTLSSQIQHPQTLTELRHRLATELPTLTDFIRLRSDEEYSVEVGTKKNPLPKPKWMKEAIPGGEKYTQIKKKLRELKLHTVCEEAKCPNLGECWSGGETGTATATIMILGDTCTRGCRFCNVKTSRTPPPPDPNEPSNVAEAIASWGLDYIVITSVDRDDLSDQGSGHFAETVQKLKILKPNILIEALVPDFRGDVSCVEKVAKSGLDVFAHNIETVEELQSSVRDHRANFKQSLDVLMKAKDYAPAGTLTKTSIMLGCGETPGQVVNTMEKVRAAGVDVMTFGQYMRPSKRHMQVSEYITPEAFEKYRLLGMEMGFRYVASGPMVRSSYKAGEYYIKSMIEKDRAASA is encoded by the exons ATGCATCCACGATTTAAATCTGTATCTAGAACCCTAATTAATTCAAATCTCTTATCTTCAATCTCACCTCGAACCTTATCTTCTCAAATCCAACATCCACAAACCCTAACGGAGCTCCGTCACCGTCTCGCCACCGAATTGCCTACGTTAACCGATTTCATCCGCCTTCGATCCGATGAAGAGTATTCGGTTGAAGTCGGCACCAAGAAGAATCCGTTACCCAAACCTAAATGGATGAAAGAAGCGATTCCTGGTGGTGAaaaatatacacaaattaaaaaGAAATTAAGGGAATTGAAGCTTCATACTGTTTGTGAAGAAGCTAAATGCCCTAATTTAGGAGAGTGTTGGTCTGGTGGTGAAACTGGTACTGCTACTGCCACTATTATGATCCTTGGAGATACTTGTACCAGAGGTTGCAG ATTCTGCAATGTGAAAACATCCCGTACTCCACCTCCTCCTGATCCAAATGAACCTTCCAATGTTGCTGAGGCAATTGCTTCGTGGGGTTTGGATTATATTGTGATTACTAGTGTTGACCGTGATGATCTATCTGATCAAGGAAGTGGTCATTTTGCTGAAACGGTTCAGAAATTGAAGATTTTGAAACCTAATATCCTCATTGAAGCCTTGG TTCCTGATTTTCGGGGCGATGTTTCGTGTGTGGAAAAAGTTGCAAAGTCTGGATTGGATGTGTTTGCTCATAATATTGAAACTGTTGAAGAGCTTCAGAGTTCAGTACGAGACCATCGTGCTAATTTCAAGCAATCCTTGGATGTTTTAATGAAGGCAAAAGACTATGCGCCAGCTGGCACACTTACAAAGACATCTATAATGTTGGGTTGTGGGGAAACACCAGGCCAAGTAGTGAATACTATGGAGAAAGTGAGAGCAGCAGGTGTTGATGTGATGACATTTGGCCAGTATATGCGACCTTCAAAACGTCACATGCAAGTTTCTGAATACATAACGCCCGAAGCTTTTGAGAAATATCGGTTACTCGGCATGGAAATG GGATTTCGATACGTAGCATCTGGTCCTATGGTGAGGTCATCATACAAAGCAGGTGAGTATTACATAAAATCAATGATAGAAAAAGATCGTGCTGCATCTGCATAA